One part of the Rhodococcus oxybenzonivorans genome encodes these proteins:
- a CDS encoding GcvT family protein — translation MGSPRVVIIGAGIVGTNLADELTARGWDKITVLDQGPLPLTGGSTSHAPGLVFQTNASKTMTELARYTVEKFMSLDVDGEWCFSQLGGLEVATTEERLADLHRKQGWATSWGIDGSILDPAECAKLHPLLDEKRVLGGLYVETDGLAKASRVVVALARRAGARGAVFQGSTKVIGIEHSGGKVTGVTTDHGVVPADIVVSCAGFWGPDVGELIGMDVPLLPLAHQYAKTGQIPELVGRNTELAEAGFPILRHQDQDLYFREHVDRLGIGTYAHRPMPVDTRGLTDSDEISDSDMPSMLAFTEEDFAPSWEQSKLLLPCLETAKIEHGFNGVFSFTPDGGPLIGESPDIAGFWIAEAVWVTHSAGVGRAVAQLLVDGRSEVELHGCDVHRFEEFQLDPDYVSETSQQNFVEIYDVLHPLQPKISPRDVRVSPFHARQKELGAVFLEGAGWERPHWYEANAHLVQQLPTEWQPPAREPWAAKFHSPIAAAEAWKTRTSVAMYDMTPLKRLEISGPGALALLERLTTGKMDKSIGSVTYTLALDAVGGVRSDLTVARLSDNIFQVGANGNLDLDYFRRQAPDDGTVQVRDITGGTCCIGLWGPRARDLVQAISRDDFANENFKYFRSKQVRIGGIPVTAMRLSYVGELGWELYTSADYGQRLWDVLWAEGQKYEVIAAGRAAFNSLRMEKGYRSWGSDMTTEHNPYEAGLGFAVRPQKGDFVGRDALEGVSDDTVTRRLACLMIDDRTSVVLGHEPVFVDGKPAGYVTSASFAHTVGAPIAYAWLPAGATVDTAVEIEYFGRRIPATVVAEPLVDPEMKKIRS, via the coding sequence ATGGGTTCACCGCGCGTAGTGATCATCGGAGCCGGCATCGTCGGCACGAACCTGGCCGACGAGCTCACAGCTCGGGGCTGGGACAAGATCACCGTCCTCGACCAGGGGCCGCTGCCACTGACCGGCGGCTCGACGTCGCACGCACCGGGCCTCGTGTTCCAGACCAACGCGTCCAAGACGATGACTGAATTGGCTCGATACACCGTCGAGAAGTTCATGAGCCTGGACGTCGACGGCGAATGGTGCTTCAGCCAGCTCGGTGGACTCGAGGTCGCCACCACCGAAGAGCGACTCGCGGACCTGCACCGTAAACAGGGCTGGGCCACCTCCTGGGGTATCGACGGCAGCATCCTCGACCCTGCCGAGTGTGCGAAGCTCCACCCGCTTCTCGACGAGAAGCGGGTCCTCGGCGGCTTGTACGTCGAGACCGACGGACTCGCCAAGGCCTCCCGGGTCGTCGTTGCGCTCGCCCGGCGGGCAGGAGCCCGCGGCGCGGTGTTCCAGGGGTCGACAAAAGTAATCGGTATCGAGCACTCCGGCGGCAAGGTCACCGGAGTCACCACCGATCACGGCGTAGTACCGGCCGACATCGTCGTGTCCTGCGCCGGCTTCTGGGGCCCTGACGTCGGTGAGCTGATCGGCATGGACGTGCCATTGCTCCCCCTGGCGCACCAGTACGCGAAAACCGGTCAGATTCCCGAATTGGTCGGTCGCAACACCGAACTCGCCGAGGCGGGCTTCCCGATCCTGCGGCACCAGGATCAGGACCTCTACTTTCGCGAGCACGTCGACCGCCTCGGCATCGGCACCTACGCGCACCGTCCGATGCCGGTAGACACCCGCGGGCTGACCGATAGCGACGAGATTTCCGACTCCGACATGCCGTCGATGCTGGCGTTCACGGAAGAGGACTTCGCACCGTCGTGGGAGCAGTCCAAACTGCTGCTTCCCTGCCTCGAGACCGCGAAGATCGAGCACGGATTCAACGGGGTCTTCTCCTTTACCCCTGACGGCGGACCGCTCATCGGCGAGTCCCCCGACATCGCCGGATTCTGGATCGCCGAAGCAGTCTGGGTGACGCATTCCGCCGGTGTCGGCCGAGCCGTCGCGCAGCTGCTCGTCGACGGCCGCTCCGAGGTCGAGCTGCACGGCTGCGACGTGCACCGCTTCGAGGAGTTTCAGCTCGACCCCGACTACGTCAGCGAGACGTCCCAGCAGAACTTTGTCGAAATCTACGATGTCCTGCATCCCCTGCAGCCCAAAATTTCACCCCGTGACGTACGGGTCAGCCCGTTCCACGCTCGGCAGAAGGAGCTCGGCGCAGTCTTTCTGGAGGGCGCCGGCTGGGAGCGCCCGCACTGGTACGAAGCAAACGCCCACCTGGTCCAGCAGCTTCCCACCGAGTGGCAGCCGCCGGCCCGCGAGCCCTGGGCAGCGAAGTTCCACTCCCCCATCGCCGCGGCTGAGGCGTGGAAGACCCGCACCTCGGTGGCGATGTACGACATGACACCGCTCAAGCGTCTCGAGATTTCCGGCCCCGGCGCCCTTGCCCTGCTCGAACGCCTGACCACAGGCAAGATGGACAAGTCGATCGGGTCCGTCACCTACACCCTCGCCCTCGACGCCGTTGGTGGGGTGCGCAGCGATCTCACCGTTGCACGGTTGTCCGACAACATTTTTCAAGTCGGCGCAAACGGCAACCTCGACCTCGACTACTTCCGCCGCCAGGCACCCGACGACGGTACCGTCCAGGTCCGCGACATCACCGGCGGCACCTGCTGCATCGGCCTGTGGGGACCTCGTGCCCGGGATCTGGTGCAGGCGATCAGCCGGGACGACTTCGCGAACGAGAACTTCAAATACTTTCGTTCCAAGCAGGTCCGGATCGGCGGAATCCCGGTCACCGCGATGCGGCTGTCCTATGTCGGCGAACTCGGCTGGGAGCTGTACACCTCCGCCGACTACGGGCAACGCTTGTGGGACGTGCTCTGGGCGGAGGGGCAGAAGTACGAGGTCATCGCCGCCGGCCGTGCAGCGTTCAACAGTCTGCGGATGGAGAAGGGTTACCGCTCGTGGGGCTCCGACATGACCACCGAGCACAATCCCTATGAGGCCGGTCTCGGTTTCGCGGTCCGCCCGCAGAAGGGTGACTTCGTGGGCCGCGACGCACTCGAGGGTGTCTCCGATGACACCGTGACCCGGCGGCTGGCGTGCTTGATGATCGATGACCGCACGTCGGTCGTGCTGGGCCACGAACCCGTTTTCGTCGACGGCAAGCCAGCAGGCTATGTCACCAGCGCTTCGTTCGCCCACACCGTCGGGGCGCCGATCGCCTACGCGTGGCTGCCCGCCGGCGCGACGGTCGACACCGCGGTCGAGATCGAGTACTTCGGTCGACGTATCCCCGCCACCGTCGTGGCCGAACCACTCGTCGACCCCGAGATGAAGAAGATCCGGTCGTAG
- a CDS encoding NAD(P)/FAD-dependent oxidoreductase: MKSIAVIGASLSGLSAARALRAQGFEGELNIVGAERNRPYDRPPLSKEYLAGDVDETSLTLEPEGEDLQANWMLGLSATNLDAGTRSVTLSDGSQLTADGFVLATGSRARAWPDTEHLAGVHVLRTIDDADRLRADLKPGARLVVIGAGFIGAEVASTARKLGLDVTVVEAAPSPLIGPLGPQLGTAVARLHGGNGTTLHCGVGVAGLTGGDRVTGVDLADGRHLPADVVVVGIGGIPNTEWLAGSGIELGNGVLCDRGGTTSIPGVVAVGDCAAWMDTAGVHRRVEHWTGASERPAIAVSSLLSGEYQGQQVKPPYFWSDQYGSRIQFAGIAGPDTEFTIEEGSLEAGSFLAVYRRDGQPVAVLGVDQVRLFTRWRRQLCALPAPL; this comes from the coding sequence ATGAAAAGTATCGCCGTCATCGGGGCATCCCTCTCCGGTCTCAGTGCCGCGCGTGCCCTGCGCGCACAGGGATTCGAAGGTGAGCTGAACATTGTCGGAGCGGAGCGCAACCGGCCTTACGACCGGCCGCCGCTGTCGAAGGAGTATCTGGCCGGAGACGTCGACGAAACCTCCCTCACCTTGGAGCCGGAAGGGGAAGACCTCCAGGCGAATTGGATGCTCGGACTATCTGCAACAAACCTCGATGCCGGCACCCGCAGCGTCACGCTCAGTGACGGTTCGCAGCTGACCGCCGACGGCTTCGTCCTCGCGACCGGTTCACGTGCGAGGGCGTGGCCGGACACCGAGCATCTAGCCGGCGTCCATGTCCTACGCACGATCGACGACGCAGACCGGCTGCGCGCGGACCTCAAACCCGGCGCCCGACTGGTAGTCATCGGTGCCGGTTTCATCGGCGCCGAGGTTGCGTCCACAGCGCGCAAGCTGGGCCTGGACGTCACGGTGGTCGAGGCAGCACCGTCGCCGCTGATCGGCCCGCTCGGCCCGCAACTGGGAACCGCGGTCGCCAGACTCCACGGGGGCAACGGCACCACTCTGCACTGTGGTGTGGGTGTCGCCGGGTTGACCGGGGGCGACCGTGTGACCGGCGTTGACCTCGCTGACGGGCGCCACCTGCCCGCTGACGTCGTCGTCGTGGGCATCGGCGGCATCCCGAACACCGAATGGCTCGCAGGGAGCGGTATCGAACTCGGCAACGGTGTGCTGTGCGACCGCGGCGGCACCACCTCGATCCCAGGCGTTGTTGCAGTCGGCGACTGTGCGGCCTGGATGGACACCGCGGGCGTCCACCGCCGCGTCGAGCACTGGACCGGCGCCTCGGAACGCCCGGCGATCGCAGTGTCGTCCCTGCTCTCGGGTGAGTATCAGGGTCAGCAGGTCAAGCCACCGTACTTCTGGTCCGATCAGTACGGTTCGCGTATCCAATTCGCTGGAATCGCCGGGCCCGATACCGAATTCACCATCGAAGAGGGAAGTCTGGAAGCGGGAAGCTTCCTCGCCGTCTACCGCCGAGACGGGCAACCCGTTGCAGTCCTCGGCGTCGACCAGGTCCGCCTGTTCACCCGCTGGCGCCGCCAACTCTGCGCGCTGCCGGCACCGCTCTGA
- the purU gene encoding formyltetrahydrofolate deformylase, with protein sequence MTETFTLTLSCAQRPGIVHAVSSFLFEQNCDIAEHQQFDDTQNGAFFLRTSFVAAGALDVERLTAEFRSVADKFGMSFNFNGCSEPRVVVMVSKMGHCLNDLIFRWRAGNLGGELVAVVSNHETLRPMAEAAGLPFIHIPVTAATKPQAEAQLLELVDQYNADLVVLARYMQVLSDDACRKLHGRAINIHHSFLPGFKGAKPYHQAFDRGVKQVGATAHYVTPDLDEGPIIEQQVIRIDHSYDPARLATVGQDAEALALSRAVRWHCENRILLHGHRTVIFS encoded by the coding sequence ATGACCGAAACCTTCACCTTGACGCTCAGCTGCGCTCAGCGGCCCGGAATCGTCCACGCAGTCAGTTCTTTCTTGTTCGAACAGAACTGCGACATCGCCGAACACCAGCAGTTCGATGACACACAAAACGGTGCATTCTTTCTTCGCACATCGTTTGTCGCGGCGGGCGCCCTCGACGTGGAAAGGCTCACCGCCGAGTTTCGCAGTGTCGCTGACAAATTCGGTATGTCATTCAACTTCAACGGGTGCAGCGAGCCGCGCGTCGTCGTGATGGTCTCGAAGATGGGTCACTGCCTCAACGACCTCATTTTTCGTTGGCGTGCCGGCAATCTCGGTGGAGAGCTCGTCGCCGTGGTTTCCAACCACGAAACCCTTCGCCCAATGGCCGAAGCCGCCGGTCTGCCCTTCATCCACATCCCCGTGACGGCGGCGACCAAACCGCAAGCCGAGGCACAGCTCCTCGAACTCGTGGATCAGTACAACGCCGACCTGGTCGTGCTCGCGCGGTACATGCAGGTGCTGTCCGATGACGCATGCCGGAAGTTACACGGCCGTGCGATCAACATCCACCACTCGTTCCTGCCCGGATTCAAGGGCGCCAAGCCCTACCACCAGGCATTCGATCGCGGCGTCAAGCAGGTCGGGGCTACCGCCCACTACGTCACACCGGATCTGGACGAGGGGCCCATCATCGAGCAGCAAGTGATCCGCATCGATCACAGCTACGATCCTGCCCGACTCGCCACCGTCGGCCAGGACGCAGAAGCGCTGGCATTGTCTCGGGCTGTTCGTTGGCACTGCGAGAATCGCATTCTTCTGCACGGGCACAGGACCGTCATTTTCAGCTGA
- a CDS encoding BCCT family transporter has translation MFGITTAIVVAILGWGLLWPATLTNTMSSILDWVVTNLGWLFVVSATGFVLFALWLALSRYGRITLGKDGEKPEFRTVSWIAMMFSAGMGIGLIFWGVTEPLTHFVQPPPGITDSTVGTAMATALFHWGLHPWSMYAVVGLSIAYGTYRMGRKQLISSSFIPLIGRRAEGPIGKVIDILAIFATMFGTAASLGLGALQIGSGVKVLGWIGEAGTLLVIAIVAILTLAFVASAVSGISRGIQWLSNINMVLALLLAVFVFVAGPTVFILNLLPTTLGDYASQIASMSARSAASGDAATETWLSSWTIFYWAWWISWTPFVGMFLARISRGRTIRQFVVGVILIPSSVSLVWFAVFGGAAIGEQRDGTDLFSRGTPESQLFGMLDNLPLAGASSLLVMALVAIFFVSGADAASVVMGTLSQRGTLEPTRSTVAFWGVATGGVAMLMLWTGGTDALNGLQTMTIIVAAPFAVVMIGMCVSLYRDITRDPLITDLRKPRRVSTPHR, from the coding sequence GTGTTCGGGATTACAACCGCCATCGTGGTGGCGATCCTGGGGTGGGGACTGCTATGGCCGGCCACCTTGACGAACACGATGTCGTCGATTCTGGACTGGGTGGTGACCAACCTGGGCTGGCTATTCGTCGTCTCCGCCACAGGGTTCGTCTTGTTCGCGCTGTGGCTGGCGCTGAGCCGGTACGGGCGAATCACCCTCGGCAAGGATGGGGAGAAGCCAGAGTTCAGGACCGTCAGCTGGATTGCGATGATGTTCAGCGCCGGCATGGGGATCGGTCTGATCTTCTGGGGCGTGACAGAACCGCTGACTCATTTCGTCCAGCCGCCACCTGGAATCACCGATTCCACGGTGGGAACCGCGATGGCGACCGCGCTTTTCCATTGGGGACTACACCCGTGGTCGATGTATGCGGTGGTTGGTCTGTCGATCGCCTACGGCACCTACCGGATGGGGCGCAAACAGCTCATCAGCTCGTCCTTCATTCCGCTGATCGGCCGCCGCGCCGAGGGGCCGATCGGCAAGGTCATCGACATCTTGGCTATCTTCGCCACAATGTTCGGCACTGCCGCTTCACTTGGCCTCGGAGCACTCCAAATCGGCTCTGGCGTAAAGGTTCTCGGGTGGATTGGCGAGGCCGGGACTCTCCTGGTCATCGCGATCGTGGCTATACTCACCCTTGCCTTCGTGGCCTCGGCCGTTTCCGGAATTTCTCGCGGTATTCAGTGGCTTTCGAACATCAACATGGTGCTTGCACTTCTTCTGGCCGTCTTCGTATTCGTCGCCGGCCCCACCGTGTTCATCTTGAATTTGTTGCCCACCACGTTGGGTGACTACGCCTCCCAAATTGCCAGCATGTCGGCGCGCTCGGCTGCATCCGGCGATGCGGCGACCGAAACGTGGCTCTCCTCCTGGACCATCTTCTACTGGGCATGGTGGATCTCGTGGACCCCCTTCGTCGGTATGTTCCTGGCTCGCATAAGCCGAGGCCGGACCATTCGCCAGTTCGTAGTCGGAGTAATCCTGATCCCGAGTTCCGTGAGCCTTGTATGGTTCGCAGTGTTCGGTGGGGCTGCAATCGGCGAACAGCGTGACGGAACCGACCTGTTCTCTCGCGGCACTCCGGAATCGCAGCTGTTCGGCATGCTGGATAACCTGCCACTTGCAGGCGCATCGTCACTTCTCGTGATGGCGCTGGTCGCAATCTTCTTCGTCTCGGGCGCGGACGCTGCTTCGGTAGTCATGGGAACACTGTCCCAACGTGGAACGCTGGAACCGACCCGCTCCACCGTAGCGTTCTGGGGTGTCGCCACTGGAGGCGTTGCCATGCTGATGTTGTGGACCGGCGGAACGGACGCACTGAACGGCCTGCAGACGATGACGATCATCGTCGCCGCTCCGTTCGCCGTTGTGATGATCGGCATGTGTGTGTCGCTGTATCGCGACATCACCCGAGATCCACTGATCACAGACCTTCGGAAGCCGCGGCGGGTGAGCACCCCGCACAGGTAG
- a CDS encoding cyclodeaminase/cyclohydrolase family protein, translating into MRHDTISAFLASLADRVPAPGGGATAALHLGQSAALVAMVARYTTGDRYAEHSALIERVCTGADTVRERALELAEDDMAAFGSVIDTYTLPKSTDAEIAARSAAIENALVSAARVPAEVINAAWVVVALAEELVSVANRNVASDVAAAAEAARAAATTARVNVEINLPGITDANIRQSLVDTAATVDALTDRADAVTARVRKQLNLVGTPSSE; encoded by the coding sequence ATGCGACATGACACGATCAGCGCATTTCTCGCGTCGCTCGCCGACCGCGTACCCGCACCCGGCGGCGGTGCCACCGCTGCGCTACACCTCGGTCAATCCGCTGCGCTCGTAGCGATGGTGGCTCGATACACGACCGGTGACCGGTACGCCGAACACAGCGCTCTGATCGAGCGTGTGTGCACCGGAGCGGATACGGTCCGCGAGCGGGCACTGGAGCTTGCCGAGGACGATATGGCGGCATTCGGTTCCGTAATCGACACCTACACGCTTCCCAAGAGCACTGATGCGGAGATCGCCGCACGATCGGCAGCGATCGAGAACGCTCTCGTGAGCGCGGCGCGAGTTCCGGCCGAGGTCATCAATGCAGCATGGGTGGTGGTCGCGCTTGCCGAGGAGCTCGTATCGGTCGCGAACCGCAATGTCGCCAGTGACGTCGCGGCTGCCGCAGAGGCGGCCCGAGCGGCAGCCACAACAGCTCGGGTCAATGTCGAGATCAATCTGCCCGGCATCACCGATGCGAACATCCGACAGTCCCTCGTCGACACTGCCGCCACTGTCGATGCCCTCACCGACCGCGCCGACGCCGTCACCGCCCGAGTGAGAAAGCAATTGAACCTCGTCGGAACGCCCAGCAGCGAGTGA
- a CDS encoding IclR family transcriptional regulator: MTNSNGARATDGGVQSVDRAFQVLEVLARNGEVGVSAIAAEIGVHKSTVSRLLASLEEHEMVVQTYDRGKYRLSLGILRLAASVPERLEITEQGHAVCERLAAKLGETVNVAVLRSRYAIHLDQVRGPASVGTQNWIGEPTPVHATASGKILLAHLDVHQRHEVLGATVLERFTEDTITSVEALDEELDAARSLGYAVVVEEYEKGLNAIAAPVRDYDGRIAAALSVSGPVYRFTEARMRLVGPDVIAAAAEISERMGFRQSVTPSA, encoded by the coding sequence ATGACCAACAGCAACGGAGCGCGGGCTACTGACGGCGGTGTCCAGTCGGTAGACCGGGCATTTCAAGTGCTGGAGGTTCTCGCCCGCAATGGTGAGGTCGGGGTCAGTGCGATTGCCGCGGAAATCGGGGTGCACAAGTCCACGGTGTCCCGTCTGCTGGCTTCGCTGGAAGAGCACGAGATGGTTGTGCAAACCTACGACCGGGGAAAATACCGCCTGAGCTTAGGCATCCTGCGCCTCGCCGCGTCTGTTCCCGAACGGCTCGAGATAACGGAGCAGGGTCACGCCGTATGCGAGCGACTGGCCGCGAAACTAGGCGAAACCGTGAACGTCGCCGTTCTGCGCTCCCGATATGCCATCCACCTCGACCAGGTACGAGGGCCCGCCTCCGTGGGCACACAGAATTGGATCGGCGAGCCGACACCGGTGCACGCGACGGCAAGCGGAAAAATACTCCTTGCCCACTTGGACGTGCACCAACGGCATGAAGTCCTAGGCGCAACGGTGCTCGAGAGGTTTACCGAGGACACCATCACGTCGGTCGAGGCGCTCGACGAGGAACTGGACGCGGCCAGGAGCCTCGGCTACGCCGTAGTCGTCGAAGAGTACGAGAAAGGGCTGAATGCCATCGCGGCGCCGGTCCGGGACTACGACGGCAGAATCGCGGCCGCGCTGAGCGTCTCCGGGCCTGTGTACCGCTTCACCGAGGCCCGGATGCGCCTCGTGGGGCCCGATGTCATCGCGGCGGCCGCCGAGATCAGCGAACGGATGGGCTTCCGGCAATCCGTCACGCCCAGCGCCTGA
- a CDS encoding bifunctional methylenetetrahydrofolate dehydrogenase/methenyltetrahydrofolate cyclohydrolase, whose amino-acid sequence MATATLLDGKAVSAQIKDNLADRIAVLQLQGIRPGLGTILVGDDPGSHAYVAAKHRDCRSIGLNSLEVRLPATAAQEDIEAAVLRLNADNSCTGFIVQLPLPKHIDTHRILALIDPAKDADGLHPTNLGRLVLGMPGPLPCTPRGIIELLRHHDVPITGARFCVIGCGVTVGRPLGLMLTRRSEHATVTLCHEATVDTATHTRDADVVIAAAGVANLVQPDWIRAGATVLSVGITRTVEGILGDVHPSVDRVAGKLSGATGGVGPMTRAMLLTNVVEMAEGIGPG is encoded by the coding sequence GTGGCAACTGCGACACTGCTCGACGGCAAGGCCGTCAGCGCGCAGATCAAGGACAACCTGGCCGACCGGATCGCAGTGCTGCAATTGCAGGGAATCCGGCCTGGCTTGGGAACTATCCTCGTCGGCGACGACCCCGGCAGCCATGCCTACGTCGCCGCGAAGCACCGCGACTGCCGAAGCATCGGATTGAATTCCCTCGAGGTCCGCCTGCCGGCGACCGCTGCACAGGAAGATATCGAGGCGGCCGTCCTGCGGCTGAACGCGGACAATTCGTGCACCGGCTTCATCGTTCAACTGCCGTTGCCGAAGCACATCGACACCCACCGGATCCTTGCGTTGATCGATCCCGCGAAGGATGCGGACGGGTTGCACCCGACGAATCTCGGGCGTCTGGTGCTCGGGATGCCGGGACCGTTGCCGTGCACCCCCCGCGGCATCATCGAATTACTTCGTCATCACGATGTCCCGATCACCGGCGCTCGGTTTTGCGTCATTGGGTGTGGTGTAACCGTTGGTAGGCCACTCGGGCTGATGCTGACCCGCCGCAGCGAACATGCCACGGTGACCCTGTGCCATGAAGCGACGGTCGACACGGCTACTCACACGCGCGATGCCGACGTCGTGATTGCTGCGGCGGGAGTTGCCAACCTGGTGCAACCGGACTGGATCCGCGCAGGTGCCACTGTGTTGTCGGTGGGTATCACCCGCACGGTGGAGGGAATTCTGGGCGATGTGCATCCCTCGGTCGACCGCGTCGCAGGAAAGCTCAGCGGGGCTACAGGCGGTGTCGGTCCGATGACGCGGGCGATGCTGCTCACGAACGTCGTCGAGATGGCAGAAGGCATCGGACCGGGCTGA
- a CDS encoding GntR family transcriptional regulator, whose translation MTPMGLQAIEVDAGVISRADRVYCAIQDKLIMLDIRPNEAIVESALAEELGVGRTPVREALKRLEGERLVISFPRQGTFATGVDVSDLGHISEIRAHLEPVAARRAAEAASPTLRQLLLDMADKTDGLDVSGMERHELMRWDLTVHRTIYRVARNPHLEDVLVRYDNLATRIFCLYLERLPSVPQHVGEHGELLRAIANGDGDLAGEIARQHVTGFEKAVRAVV comes from the coding sequence ATGACGCCCATGGGGCTGCAGGCGATAGAGGTCGATGCCGGCGTGATCTCTCGCGCTGATCGTGTCTATTGCGCGATTCAAGACAAGTTGATCATGCTCGATATCCGCCCCAACGAGGCAATTGTCGAGAGTGCTCTCGCCGAGGAGCTCGGTGTGGGGCGAACACCGGTCCGAGAAGCGCTCAAGAGGCTCGAGGGGGAGCGTCTGGTCATTTCGTTCCCTAGGCAGGGAACGTTCGCCACAGGTGTCGACGTCTCCGACCTCGGTCATATCTCCGAGATCCGGGCTCATCTCGAGCCCGTAGCCGCGCGACGAGCGGCGGAGGCGGCTTCCCCTACTCTCCGCCAGCTGCTTCTCGACATGGCGGACAAGACAGATGGACTCGATGTTTCCGGTATGGAACGGCACGAATTGATGCGATGGGACCTTACGGTGCATCGGACGATCTATCGGGTCGCGCGCAATCCGCATCTCGAGGACGTCCTCGTCCGATACGACAATCTCGCGACCCGAATCTTCTGTCTCTACCTCGAGCGGCTACCGTCGGTGCCCCAGCACGTCGGTGAACACGGGGAGCTATTGCGGGCTATTGCCAACGGTGACGGTGACCTCGCCGGAGAAATCGCGCGTCAACATGTCACGGGGTTCGAAAAAGCCGTCCGGGCAGTCGTTTAG
- a CDS encoding aromatic ring-hydroxylating oxygenase subunit alpha has product MTTTHLPESLISTLPGAYYTDSDIFTLEQEKVFEQMWFCAVRSGDLDKPGAFKTVQVGRESVIVTRSRTGEIRAFLNICAHRGARLCMEESGEVKRSFQCPYHAWTYDLEGKLVAAPNLTKMPDIDRVEYGLKKVAVQEWLGYVWLNLADEPESFDETVIQDIRDRLGDVESIDRYNIADLDLGRRIVYDVKANWKLIIENFMECYHCATIHPELTEVLPEFADGYAAQYYVGHGAEFGEDVEGFTVDGSAGHDVIPGIAPEQDRRYYAITVRPTVFVNLVPDHVIVHRMFPLAADHTIVECDWLYLPDVIASGKDLDRSVELFHRVNQQDFDACERCQPAMASRRYRDGGVLVPSEHHIGEFHDWLKEKIAR; this is encoded by the coding sequence GTGACAACCACGCACCTGCCCGAGAGTCTCATCTCCACGCTCCCGGGCGCCTATTACACCGACAGCGACATCTTCACGCTCGAACAAGAGAAGGTCTTCGAGCAGATGTGGTTCTGCGCTGTACGGTCGGGTGATCTCGACAAGCCTGGGGCTTTCAAGACCGTTCAGGTCGGTCGGGAAAGCGTCATCGTGACACGATCCAGGACCGGCGAGATCCGTGCCTTCCTCAACATCTGCGCCCACCGCGGCGCCCGGCTGTGCATGGAAGAGAGCGGAGAGGTCAAGAGGTCTTTCCAGTGCCCGTACCACGCATGGACGTACGACCTCGAAGGCAAGCTTGTCGCGGCGCCCAACCTGACCAAGATGCCCGACATCGACCGTGTCGAATACGGACTGAAGAAGGTGGCAGTGCAGGAATGGCTCGGCTACGTCTGGCTCAATCTCGCCGACGAGCCCGAGTCCTTCGACGAGACAGTCATTCAGGACATTCGCGACCGACTTGGCGACGTGGAATCGATCGATCGATACAACATCGCTGACTTGGATCTCGGCCGTCGCATCGTTTACGACGTGAAGGCCAATTGGAAGCTCATCATCGAGAACTTCATGGAGTGCTACCACTGCGCGACGATCCACCCGGAATTGACCGAGGTTCTGCCGGAATTTGCCGACGGCTATGCGGCGCAGTACTACGTCGGGCACGGTGCCGAGTTCGGTGAGGATGTCGAAGGGTTCACCGTCGACGGCTCGGCCGGTCACGACGTCATCCCCGGTATCGCCCCGGAGCAGGACCGGCGCTACTACGCGATCACCGTGCGACCGACGGTGTTCGTCAATCTCGTCCCCGATCACGTCATCGTCCACCGGATGTTCCCACTGGCGGCCGACCACACCATCGTCGAATGCGACTGGCTGTACCTGCCCGACGTGATCGCGAGCGGAAAGGATCTCGACCGCTCCGTCGAACTGTTCCATCGGGTCAATCAGCAGGACTTCGACGCGTGCGAGCGGTGCCAGCCCGCGATGGCCTCGCGCCGCTACCGCGACGGTGGCGTGCTCGTGCCCAGCGAGCACCACATCGGCGAGTTCCATGACTGGCTGAAGGAAAAGATCGCTCGCTGA